A genomic window from Triticum urartu cultivar G1812 chromosome 7, Tu2.1, whole genome shotgun sequence includes:
- the LOC125519687 gene encoding transcription factor MAMYB has product MEFIDDDWDSQPRARVVHSRADAAANFSSPTANPASRSLPHVAACAAAAVLLLAAAYSLDSAYQVFASILVWIASSLLLAPFAPSSATGGDISVGRGSLLPDQEPSQEPTPDPIAPSRRGRRQNAAPPPPKSSDPVAPPVQPPPLRQEAMGAGTAVLDGGEREEEVGEWTDQEMELLRRQMLKHPAGEPQRWEKIAAVFGGRRTPESVIRAAKSGGGTAAGGSFEQFLRKRKPLDPRAGAADADTGGNAGGGDGGWSAGEDRSLLNALKEFPKDTAMRWEKVAAAVPGKTKAGCMKRVTELKRDFRSSKEP; this is encoded by the coding sequence ATGGAGTTCATCGACGACGACTGGGACTCCCAGCCGCGCGCGCGCGTTGTCCACTCCCGCGCCGATGCCGCCGCCAATTTCTCATCCCCCACTGCGAATCCCGCGTCCCGCTCTCTCCCCCACGTCGCCGCCTGCGCCGCTGCAGCCGTGCTCCTCCTCGCCGCAGCCTACTCCCTCGACTCGGCGTACCAGGTCTTCGCCTCCATTCTCGTTTGGATCGCATCCTCGCTGCTCCTCGCCCCCTTCGCGCCATCCTCCGCCACTGGTGGCGACATCTCCGTCGGCCGCGGCAGCCTCCTCCCCGACCAGGAACCGTCCCAGGAGCCCACCCCGGATCCCATCGCCCCCTCCCGCCGGGGTCGCCGCCAGaacgccgccccgccgcccccaAAGTCGTCAGATCCGGTCGCTCCTCCCGTCCAGCCGCCTCCACTGCGGCAGGAGGCGATGGGTGCGGGGACCGCTGTTCTGGACGgcggggagagggaggaggaggttggCGAGTGGACCGACCAAGAAATGGAGCTTCTCCGGCGGCAGATGCTGAAGCACCCGGCAGGAGAGCCCCAGCGCTGGGAGAAGATCGCCGCAGTGTTCGGCGGCCGCCGCACGCCGGAGAGCGTCATCCGCGCAGCAAAGTCGGGCGGCGGCACGGCGGCTGGTGGCTCGTTCGAGCAGTTCCTGCGCAAGCGAAAGCCGCTGGATCCAAGGGCCGGGGCCGCTGACGCAGACACAGGTGGCAATGCTGGAGGAGGGGACGGTGGTTGGAGTGCTGGCGAGGACCGTTCTCTGCTGAACGCGCTCAAGGAGTTCCCTAAGGACACGGCAATGAGGTGGGAGAAGGTGGCCGCAGCAGTGCCTGGGAAGACAAAGGCTGGGTGCATGAAGAGGGTCACTGAGCTCAAGCGTGACTTTCGGAGCAGCAAGGAGCCATAG